In Coriobacteriia bacterium, a single genomic region encodes these proteins:
- the cimA gene encoding citramalate synthase produces the protein MTPMVTLYDTTLRDGTQREGMSLSAEDKLRIAAKLDVLGVHYIEGGFPGSNPKDIEFFERARDLKLENAVITAFGSTRRKDIAPEADEGLAALLETGCAGLCIFGKAWDVHVTETLKTTLEENLAMVRDSVAYLKAAGRTVFFDAEHFFDGYKANPGYALEVCRTAHEAGADAVVLCDTNGGTLPHEIMRAVNELSLALEVPLGIHAHNDAGCAVANSLVAVEAGCVHVQGTANGYGERAGNADLLSIIPSLVLKMGDDCLTREQLKLLSETSHFIAETANLSPNAHQPYVGASAFAHKGGVHASAAARLPEAYEHVDPTTVGNLARVVVSELAGRASLTMKAKELGIELTGDTAAEVLDSIKELEHQGYSFETADASLAIMLKKRMGTYEPLFRLESFRVIAEKREDGRVMTEATIKVHVKGHRYIATAEGNGPVNALDKALRIAIERFYPALADITLEDFKVRVLEDKKGTGAVTRVFIETGDRHESWGTVGVSENIIEASWEALVDSVEYGLSRASRPPLTE, from the coding sequence ATGACCCCCATGGTCACCCTCTACGACACCACACTGCGCGACGGCACCCAGCGAGAAGGGATGTCGCTGTCCGCCGAGGACAAGCTGCGTATCGCGGCCAAACTCGACGTGCTCGGCGTTCACTACATCGAAGGCGGCTTCCCCGGCTCAAACCCCAAAGACATCGAGTTCTTCGAGAGGGCGCGCGACCTGAAGCTTGAGAACGCGGTTATCACAGCGTTCGGCTCCACGCGGCGCAAGGATATCGCGCCGGAAGCCGACGAGGGTCTGGCGGCACTGCTCGAAACCGGGTGTGCCGGGCTGTGCATCTTTGGCAAGGCGTGGGACGTCCACGTGACCGAGACGCTCAAGACCACGCTCGAGGAGAACCTCGCCATGGTCCGCGACTCGGTGGCGTACCTCAAGGCGGCCGGGCGCACGGTCTTCTTCGATGCCGAGCACTTCTTCGACGGCTACAAGGCAAACCCGGGCTATGCGCTTGAGGTCTGCCGCACGGCGCATGAGGCGGGCGCGGATGCCGTCGTGCTCTGCGACACCAACGGGGGCACGCTCCCGCACGAGATCATGCGGGCGGTCAACGAACTGTCGCTGGCGCTCGAGGTCCCCCTGGGCATCCACGCGCACAACGACGCCGGCTGCGCGGTGGCCAACTCGCTCGTAGCCGTCGAGGCCGGATGCGTCCACGTGCAGGGCACGGCCAACGGCTACGGTGAGCGTGCGGGCAACGCCGACCTGCTCTCGATAATCCCGTCGCTCGTGCTCAAGATGGGCGACGACTGCCTCACGCGCGAGCAGCTCAAGCTCCTCTCCGAGACGAGCCACTTCATCGCCGAGACCGCGAACCTTTCGCCCAATGCGCACCAGCCGTACGTGGGTGCCAGCGCATTCGCGCACAAGGGCGGCGTGCATGCGAGCGCGGCTGCGCGGCTCCCCGAGGCATACGAGCACGTCGACCCGACCACCGTAGGCAACCTGGCGCGCGTCGTCGTGAGCGAGCTAGCGGGGCGCGCCTCACTCACGATGAAGGCCAAGGAGCTCGGTATCGAGCTCACGGGCGATACCGCGGCCGAGGTCCTCGATTCGATCAAGGAACTCGAGCACCAGGGCTACAGCTTCGAGACGGCCGACGCTTCGCTCGCCATCATGCTCAAGAAGCGCATGGGCACCTATGAGCCGCTCTTCCGCCTGGAGTCCTTCCGCGTCATCGCCGAGAAGCGCGAAGACGGACGCGTGATGACCGAGGCCACGATCAAGGTCCACGTGAAGGGGCACCGCTACATCGCCACGGCCGAGGGTAACGGTCCCGTCAACGCTTTGGACAAGGCGTTGCGCATCGCCATCGAACGCTTCTATCCGGCGCTTGCCGACATTACGCTCGAGGACTTCAAGGTACGCGTGCTCGAGGACAAGAAGGGCACCGGCGCGGTCACGCGGGTCTTCATCGAGACCGGCGACCGGCACGAGTCCTGGGGTACCGTCGGCGTATCGGAGAACATCATCGAGGCCTCGTGGGAGGCGCTCGTGGATTCGGTGGAGTACGGGCTGTCGCGGGCCTCACGCCCGCCGCTCACGGAATGA
- a CDS encoding branched-chain amino acid transaminase, with protein sequence MSLPTVDYIWMDGEFVEWEKAQIHVLSHALHYGSGVFEGERCYETADGPAIFRSREHAERLLRSAKMLYMDPGYSADEIMEIKRELIRKNNLKSCYLRPVVYRGYGVMGLDPIPAPTQFFIAAWPWESYLGEDGLKNGVAVGISSWRQRGINATPPAIKACGQYLNSSFARIEANRHGYMEAILLNEEGKVCEGTGENLFVVRDGVISTPPVSDGILAGITRDSIMIIADDLGYPVLEESIVRTDLYTCDEFFMTGSAAEVVPVRSVDGYDLGEPGPITKDLQETYFRVVRGEESEYEEWLDRV encoded by the coding sequence ATGTCACTGCCGACTGTGGACTACATCTGGATGGACGGCGAGTTCGTCGAGTGGGAGAAGGCGCAGATCCACGTACTCTCTCACGCGCTGCACTACGGCTCGGGCGTCTTTGAGGGCGAGCGGTGCTACGAGACCGCCGACGGCCCCGCCATCTTTCGCAGTCGCGAGCACGCCGAGCGCCTGCTGCGCAGCGCCAAGATGCTCTACATGGACCCGGGCTACTCGGCCGACGAGATCATGGAGATCAAGCGCGAGCTGATCCGCAAGAACAACCTCAAGAGCTGCTACCTTCGACCCGTCGTGTATCGCGGCTACGGCGTCATGGGTCTCGATCCGATCCCCGCGCCCACCCAGTTCTTCATCGCCGCGTGGCCGTGGGAGAGCTACCTGGGCGAGGACGGCCTCAAGAACGGTGTCGCCGTGGGCATCTCCAGCTGGCGTCAGCGCGGCATAAACGCCACTCCGCCCGCGATCAAGGCATGCGGACAGTATCTGAACAGCTCCTTCGCGCGTATCGAGGCCAACCGCCACGGTTACATGGAGGCCATCCTCTTGAACGAGGAGGGCAAGGTCTGCGAAGGCACCGGCGAGAACCTCTTCGTCGTGCGCGACGGCGTGATCTCCACCCCGCCGGTGTCCGACGGCATCCTTGCGGGCATCACGCGCGACTCGATCATGATCATCGCCGACGACCTGGGCTACCCGGTGCTCGAGGAGTCGATCGTCCGGACGGACCTGTACACCTGTGACGAGTTCTTCATGACCGGGTCCGCAGCCGAGGTTGTCCCGGTTCGCTCGGTCGACGGCTACGACCTGGGCGAACCCGGCCCCATCACCAAGGATCTCCAGGAGACGTACTTCCGCGTCGTGCGCGGCGAGGAGTCCGAGTACGAGGAGTGGCTCGACCGGGTCTAG
- the dnaE gene encoding DNA polymerase III subunit alpha, whose protein sequence is MSFVHLHTHSEYSLLDGAARVTDLVKRAGELEMPALAITDHGYMYGAVDFFRTATEAGIKPIIGCEVYFMPERVLSGGQPGLYHLVLLAKNDIGYRNLMAIVSDAAVNGFYYKPQVDLATLQRHAEGIICTSACMSGIVSKSIEQGSPDEARVWAERFASTFAPGDFYLEIQNQGITASNGVTQAQLAAAIASIGRETGIPLVATNDIHYLRRSDAETQDLLLCIGTNSTVDQPGRMKFSCDEFFMKSSEEMAAALPEYAEALANTVEVAEKCNVSIEFDKIILPGFTVPEGHDVESFLRAECITGLLERYGDPLPDEVVERLDYELGIINDKGFAAYFLIVADFTRWAKEQGIGVGPGRGSAAGSIIAYSLGITALDPIEHGLLFERFLNPERSEMPDIDMDFDDERRQEVIEHVREQYGADKVAQIITFGKMKARAAVRDAGRVLGYPYGVPDKISKMILEDLGATIEGSLAANSEFKSDYETNPDTKRIVDAAISLENITRGEGVHAAGVVICRDPLHHHVPIKYDTKGGAVITQYDGPTVAQMGLLKMDFLGLRTLTVIAKAVGNVARNHGITLVPDDFPLDDPQTFELLQKGDTAGVFQVESGGMRQLLKRLQPTCFADVVAILALYRPGPLKSGMVDDFVDRKNGKRAVTYYDERLKPLLEDTYGAIVYQEQVMRISMLMSGFSAGKADKLRKAMGKKQLEALEALEGDWTEGAAANGYDPEVAKKMWADILPFAEYAFNKSHSAAYGLLTMQTAYLRAHYPLEFMAAVLTSYTGKTDEIVKYVAECNRSGMTVLPPDVNSSGRDFTAVPGEGIRFGLAGIRGVGEGVVEGIEAARTSGGDFKSLHDFCERVDLKQMNRKTLEALVKAGAFDSTGYSRRQLMNFVEEGGVLEAANKRQKDRDAGQFSMFDLVDAADHGFNDEAPEADGIEWDKRIKLGFEKEMLGIYVSDHPLREIEEMLREAQDASLGDLEGLTPGRESWFAGLLSSVTRKPTKKGNMMAILGLEDLEGAAEVVMFPQIYERFRDAVEVDAVVRIKAKVETDDRGLKLIASDIQPFDGAGFNKPPRRIVIKTDGGALVNGRATSLKEILTRYPGRDVVELRVHDDENDKTIVCTMPERVNSEASALHAELRELFGISAVAAA, encoded by the coding sequence ATGTCCTTCGTTCACCTCCACACGCACAGCGAGTACTCGCTCCTCGACGGCGCGGCACGCGTCACCGACCTCGTCAAGCGGGCCGGGGAGCTTGAGATGCCGGCGCTCGCCATCACCGACCACGGCTACATGTATGGCGCTGTGGACTTCTTCCGCACGGCCACGGAGGCGGGCATCAAGCCCATCATCGGTTGCGAGGTCTACTTCATGCCGGAGCGGGTGCTGTCCGGCGGGCAGCCCGGTCTGTACCACCTCGTGCTGCTGGCGAAGAACGATATCGGCTATCGCAACCTCATGGCCATCGTCTCCGACGCCGCCGTCAACGGCTTCTACTACAAGCCTCAGGTCGACCTAGCCACGCTGCAGCGGCATGCCGAGGGCATCATCTGCACCTCGGCGTGCATGAGCGGCATCGTCTCGAAGTCCATCGAGCAGGGCTCTCCGGATGAGGCCCGGGTCTGGGCCGAGCGGTTCGCTTCCACCTTCGCGCCGGGCGACTTCTATCTGGAGATCCAGAACCAAGGCATCACCGCCAGCAACGGGGTCACGCAGGCGCAGCTGGCTGCTGCCATCGCGTCCATCGGGCGCGAGACAGGCATCCCGCTCGTGGCCACGAACGACATCCACTACTTGCGACGCAGTGATGCCGAGACGCAGGACCTTTTGCTGTGCATCGGCACCAACTCGACGGTCGATCAGCCCGGACGCATGAAGTTCTCCTGTGACGAGTTCTTCATGAAGTCTTCCGAGGAGATGGCTGCCGCGTTGCCCGAGTATGCCGAGGCGCTCGCCAACACCGTAGAGGTTGCCGAGAAGTGCAACGTCTCGATCGAGTTCGACAAGATCATCTTGCCGGGATTCACCGTGCCTGAGGGACACGATGTGGAGTCGTTCTTGCGCGCCGAGTGCATCACGGGTCTGCTCGAGCGCTACGGCGATCCCCTTCCCGATGAAGTGGTCGAACGTCTCGACTACGAGCTGGGGATCATCAACGACAAGGGCTTTGCCGCCTACTTCCTCATCGTCGCCGACTTCACCCGCTGGGCCAAGGAGCAGGGTATCGGCGTGGGCCCGGGTCGCGGCAGCGCGGCCGGCTCGATCATCGCCTACTCGCTCGGTATCACGGCGCTCGATCCCATCGAGCACGGTCTGCTGTTTGAGCGTTTCTTGAACCCCGAGCGCTCGGAGATGCCCGATATCGACATGGACTTTGACGACGAGCGTCGTCAAGAGGTCATCGAGCACGTGCGCGAGCAGTACGGCGCCGACAAGGTCGCCCAGATTATCACGTTCGGCAAGATGAAAGCACGCGCAGCCGTGCGCGATGCCGGACGGGTGCTCGGATACCCGTACGGGGTGCCGGACAAGATCAGCAAGATGATCCTCGAAGATCTGGGCGCCACCATCGAAGGTTCGCTGGCGGCCAACTCCGAGTTCAAGTCCGACTACGAGACCAATCCCGACACCAAGCGCATCGTGGATGCCGCCATCTCGCTTGAGAACATCACGCGCGGCGAGGGTGTGCACGCGGCCGGTGTCGTCATCTGCCGCGACCCGCTTCACCATCACGTGCCCATCAAGTACGACACCAAGGGCGGCGCGGTCATCACGCAGTACGACGGTCCGACCGTCGCCCAGATGGGTCTGCTCAAGATGGACTTTCTCGGGCTGCGCACGCTGACCGTCATCGCCAAGGCCGTCGGCAACGTCGCGCGCAATCACGGCATCACCCTGGTGCCCGACGACTTCCCGCTCGACGACCCGCAGACCTTCGAGTTGCTGCAGAAGGGTGACACCGCAGGCGTGTTCCAGGTGGAATCGGGCGGCATGCGCCAGCTGCTCAAGCGACTGCAGCCGACGTGCTTTGCCGACGTCGTCGCCATCCTGGCTCTTTACCGGCCTGGACCGCTCAAGTCGGGCATGGTGGACGACTTCGTCGACCGCAAGAACGGCAAGCGCGCCGTCACCTACTACGACGAGCGACTCAAGCCGCTGCTGGAGGACACCTACGGCGCCATCGTCTACCAGGAACAGGTCATGCGCATCTCCATGCTCATGAGCGGCTTTTCGGCCGGCAAGGCGGACAAGCTGCGCAAGGCCATGGGCAAGAAGCAGCTCGAGGCGCTCGAGGCCCTCGAGGGCGACTGGACCGAGGGCGCCGCCGCCAACGGCTACGACCCGGAAGTGGCCAAGAAGATGTGGGCCGACATCCTGCCGTTCGCCGAGTACGCGTTCAACAAGAGCCACTCCGCGGCATACGGCCTGCTCACGATGCAGACCGCCTACCTCCGGGCCCACTACCCGCTCGAGTTCATGGCGGCTGTGCTCACGAGCTACACCGGCAAGACCGACGAGATCGTGAAGTACGTGGCCGAGTGCAACCGCTCGGGCATGACCGTGCTGCCTCCTGATGTGAACTCCTCGGGTCGCGACTTCACCGCCGTGCCCGGCGAGGGGATTCGCTTCGGGCTCGCGGGCATCAGAGGCGTGGGCGAAGGAGTCGTCGAGGGCATCGAGGCCGCGCGCACGTCCGGGGGCGATTTCAAGTCCCTCCATGACTTCTGCGAGCGCGTCGATCTCAAGCAGATGAATCGCAAGACGCTTGAGGCGCTCGTCAAGGCGGGCGCGTTCGACTCCACGGGCTACTCGCGCCGTCAGCTCATGAACTTCGTTGAAGAGGGCGGCGTTCTTGAGGCGGCCAACAAGCGCCAGAAAGACCGCGATGCCGGTCAGTTCTCCATGTTCGACTTGGTGGACGCTGCGGATCACGGGTTCAACGACGAGGCGCCCGAGGCGGACGGAATCGAGTGGGATAAGCGCATCAAGCTCGGGTTCGAGAAGGAGATGCTCGGCATCTACGTCTCCGATCACCCGCTCCGCGAGATCGAGGAGATGCTGCGTGAGGCGCAAGACGCGTCCCTCGGCGACCTCGAGGGCCTGACTCCGGGGCGCGAGTCGTGGTTCGCCGGGCTGCTCAGCTCGGTGACCCGCAAGCCCACGAAGAAGGGCAACATGATGGCGATCCTGGGGCTTGAGGACCTCGAGGGCGCCGCCGAAGTCGTGATGTTCCCGCAGATCTACGAGCGCTTCCGTGATGCCGTCGAGGTGGATGCGGTGGTGCGGATCAAGGCGAAGGTCGAGACCGACGACCGCGGCCTGAAGCTCATCGCGTCCGACATCCAGCCCTTCGACGGCGCGGGCTTCAACAAGCCGCCCCGGCGCATCGTCATCAAGACCGACGGTGGCGCACTGGTCAACGG
- a CDS encoding glycosyltransferase family 4 protein: MSPSALSVTTVPVTLRLFLTPFARHFRMKGWRIDALSNGATTERALNGVFDERFDAAWSRNPLSPSNLIGTAGRVREIVEQNGYDIVHVHTPIAAFVTRFALRKLPAKTRPAIIYTAHGFHFYPGQNPVIAAGYRSMERAAARWTDLLVTINEVDFDAARRFGTIEPDRVRLIPGIGVDIEDFSPEASDTDASRELRRELDVSDDAFVLLMVAEFGRVKRHAHLVDALTRVTSGRVVVVFVGEGPLQDRIRKQVVARHIKERVRFAGYRHDVPALLAASNALILVSEREGLPRAVLEAMAAGRPILGTATRGITDAVGEDSGWIAPKNDALALARLIDAAADNPDDVRARGIAARQRVESRFALSSIISAYEGLYDEALLSRTSRLSGRSTDKVA; the protein is encoded by the coding sequence ATGAGCCCATCCGCACTCTCCGTCACGACCGTGCCGGTCACCCTCAGGCTGTTCCTCACCCCCTTCGCGCGCCACTTTCGCATGAAGGGGTGGCGCATCGATGCGCTGTCAAACGGCGCGACCACGGAACGCGCACTGAACGGTGTGTTCGACGAGCGTTTTGACGCTGCATGGTCGCGTAACCCGCTGAGTCCATCGAACCTGATCGGCACCGCGGGCCGCGTGCGGGAGATCGTCGAGCAGAACGGCTACGACATCGTCCACGTACACACCCCGATCGCCGCCTTCGTGACCCGATTCGCACTGCGAAAGCTCCCTGCTAAGACGCGGCCGGCCATCATCTACACCGCGCACGGGTTCCACTTCTATCCGGGTCAGAACCCGGTCATCGCCGCAGGGTACCGGTCGATGGAGCGGGCCGCAGCACGATGGACCGACCTCCTTGTGACGATCAACGAGGTGGACTTCGACGCTGCGCGACGTTTCGGGACTATCGAGCCGGATCGAGTACGACTCATACCTGGCATCGGCGTCGACATTGAGGACTTCTCGCCTGAGGCGTCCGATACAGACGCCTCGCGCGAGCTACGCCGCGAGCTCGATGTCTCAGACGATGCGTTCGTCTTACTCATGGTCGCGGAGTTCGGCCGCGTCAAGCGTCACGCTCATCTTGTCGACGCGCTCACCCGCGTCACCAGCGGACGTGTTGTCGTGGTGTTCGTCGGCGAAGGCCCACTCCAGGACCGTATCCGCAAACAGGTCGTTGCACGGCACATCAAGGAGCGTGTGCGCTTCGCCGGCTACCGGCACGATGTCCCGGCGCTTCTCGCTGCCTCGAACGCGCTGATACTTGTGTCCGAAAGAGAGGGGCTTCCCCGCGCGGTCCTTGAGGCGATGGCCGCAGGGAGGCCGATTCTGGGGACCGCTACACGGGGCATTACTGACGCAGTTGGTGAGGACTCTGGCTGGATAGCGCCGAAGAACGATGCGCTCGCACTGGCCCGGCTCATCGACGCCGCGGCGGACAATCCCGATGACGTCCGTGCCCGAGGAATAGCTGCTCGTCAGCGTGTGGAGTCCCGATTCGCCTTGTCATCCATCATCTCGGCATACGAGGGGCTCTACGACGAGGCGCTTCTCTCGCGAACGTCGAGGCTCTCAGGACGGTCCACCGACAAGGTCGCCTGA
- the wecB gene encoding UDP-N-acetylglucosamine 2-epimerase (non-hydrolyzing) encodes MRVLTVFGTRPEAIKLAPVVGELLSRRGTFDPIVAVTGQHREILDQVLSLFEVQPDYDLDIMQTGQSLTDVTTRALRGLSPVIDQSRPDVIMVQGDTTTTFAAALAAFYHRVPVAHVEAGLRTHDLMRPYPEEGNRQMTSRLTRWHFAATPGARENLLAEGIDPSDVHVTGNTVVDALLATRSRPFAFPPGRLSTALASGRRIILVTAHRRENWGDPLRGICDAIAEIVTRFDDVQVLFATHPNPIVTDTAHQLLDKLDRVLLVGSQEYLAFVKLMDAATLILSDSGGIQEEAPALGVPTLVLRDVTERPEAIASGVAKLVGTDSARIVDEVTRLLTDEAAYASMACASNPFGDGKAATRIADLLAADSEERYREAP; translated from the coding sequence GTGCGCGTTCTCACGGTGTTCGGCACGCGTCCCGAAGCGATCAAGCTCGCGCCGGTCGTCGGCGAGCTCCTGAGTCGTCGTGGCACGTTCGACCCGATCGTCGCAGTCACCGGGCAGCATCGCGAGATCCTGGACCAGGTTCTGAGTCTGTTTGAGGTCCAGCCGGACTACGATCTCGACATAATGCAGACAGGGCAATCGCTCACCGATGTCACAACTCGCGCACTGCGCGGGCTGTCACCGGTGATAGACCAATCGCGGCCCGACGTGATAATGGTCCAAGGGGACACCACCACCACGTTCGCTGCGGCTCTGGCGGCGTTCTACCATCGGGTTCCTGTCGCACATGTCGAGGCCGGGCTCCGTACGCACGATCTGATGCGGCCGTACCCTGAAGAAGGCAACCGTCAGATGACCTCGCGTCTGACGCGATGGCACTTCGCGGCGACGCCAGGAGCACGCGAGAACCTGCTTGCAGAGGGCATCGATCCTTCCGACGTTCACGTGACCGGGAACACCGTGGTCGACGCGCTACTCGCTACGCGAAGCCGACCATTCGCCTTCCCTCCGGGACGCCTGTCCACCGCTCTGGCGAGCGGCCGACGCATCATCTTGGTGACGGCACACCGGCGTGAGAATTGGGGGGACCCGCTCCGGGGAATCTGCGACGCGATTGCCGAGATCGTGACCCGATTCGATGATGTCCAGGTGCTCTTCGCGACACACCCCAATCCGATCGTCACCGACACCGCACACCAGCTTTTGGACAAGCTCGATCGAGTACTACTCGTCGGCTCTCAGGAGTACCTCGCCTTCGTCAAGCTCATGGACGCAGCCACGCTGATCCTCTCCGACTCCGGGGGCATCCAGGAGGAAGCGCCCGCCCTCGGTGTCCCCACTCTCGTGCTTCGCGACGTGACCGAGCGTCCAGAGGCTATCGCTTCGGGAGTCGCGAAGCTCGTGGGAACGGATTCGGCGCGAATCGTCGATGAAGTGACCAGACTGCTGACGGACGAGGCTGCCTACGCGTCAATGGCCTGTGCTTCGAACCCGTTCGGCGACGGGAAGGCGGCGACGCGCATCGCCGACCTGCTCGCTGCCGATAGCGAGGAGAGATACAGGGAAGCGCCATGA
- a CDS encoding YerC/YecD family TrpR-related protein, with amino-acid sequence MPADRLRTREVEQLLRAFLMLESPDDAFALLEDVCTVRELQEMASRLEVARLLDAGEHYTAIQERTGASATTISRVSKALNYGADGYRRVLDRLAEASGPDAPMKS; translated from the coding sequence ATGCCCGCAGACCGCCTTCGCACGCGCGAGGTGGAGCAGTTGCTCCGCGCGTTTCTCATGCTCGAGAGCCCCGACGACGCCTTTGCGTTGCTCGAGGACGTGTGCACCGTGCGCGAGCTTCAGGAGATGGCCAGCCGGCTTGAAGTCGCACGACTTCTGGACGCCGGAGAGCACTACACCGCGATCCAGGAGCGCACCGGCGCGTCGGCAACCACCATCTCTCGCGTCAGCAAGGCGCTCAACTACGGTGCCGATGGATACCGTCGCGTCCTCGACCGGCTCGCCGAGGCCTCAGGGCCTGACGCGCCGATGAAGTCGTAG
- a CDS encoding fumarylacetoacetate hydrolase family protein, translated as MRVVRVLHEGDCRYGLADEDTVTLLSDEPFAAWEPEGILALHEVRLLAPTLPTKVVCVGLNYRGHIAEMGHEMPTEPVIFLKPSTSVIATQQTIPLPPGVGRVDYEAELGVVIGRRTHNATRDEAMANVLGFTCGNDVTARDLQKRDGQWSRAKGFDGFCPLGPWIETDVDPADLALECLVNGEIRQTARTSDMLFDPYELVSFASTVMTLVPGDVVLTGTPAGIGPLHHGDVVEVRIEGVGSLVNVVGEPC; from the coding sequence ATGCGAGTTGTCCGGGTGCTTCACGAGGGTGACTGCCGCTACGGACTGGCTGACGAGGACACGGTCACCCTTCTGAGCGATGAGCCGTTCGCGGCGTGGGAGCCCGAGGGAATCCTCGCGCTTCACGAAGTACGCCTGCTGGCACCCACCCTGCCGACCAAAGTGGTGTGCGTCGGGCTGAACTATCGCGGCCACATCGCCGAGATGGGCCACGAGATGCCCACCGAGCCGGTCATCTTCCTGAAGCCGTCCACCTCGGTCATCGCGACCCAGCAGACCATTCCGCTGCCGCCGGGTGTCGGTCGCGTCGACTACGAGGCGGAGCTTGGGGTGGTCATCGGCCGCCGCACGCACAACGCCACGCGAGACGAGGCGATGGCGAACGTTCTCGGGTTCACGTGCGGCAACGACGTGACCGCACGCGATCTGCAGAAGCGCGACGGTCAGTGGTCGCGCGCCAAGGGCTTCGATGGGTTCTGTCCGCTCGGACCGTGGATCGAGACCGACGTGGACCCCGCCGACCTCGCGCTGGAGTGCTTGGTCAATGGCGAGATACGCCAGACGGCGCGTACCAGTGACATGCTCTTCGACCCCTACGAGCTGGTGAGTTTCGCGAGCACCGTCATGACGCTCGTGCCCGGAGATGTCGTGCTCACCGGCACGCCTGCCGGTATCGGCCCGCTCCACCACGGCGACGTGGTCGAGGTGCGCATCGAGGGCGTCGGTTCGCTCGTCAACGTCGTCGGAGAGCCCTGCTGA